In Brevibacterium pigmentatum, the sequence GGATCGGTGAGGTGAGCAGCCGGATCCGACCGTGGTCGTCGATCTCGGCTTCGGGTGCGGGAGTGCGTACGAGGGCGTCGGCGCGGCCGGTGAGGTAGGGGCCGATGCGGGAGTCCGGGTGTGCGTCGAGTTCGGCGACGCTGCCTTCGGCCACGACCGAGCCGCCGTCCTTGCCGGAGCCGGGGCCGATTTCGATGAGGTGGTCGGCTTCGCGGAGGACGAGTGGATCGTGGTCGACCATGACCACGGAGTTTCCCTCCTCGAGGAGGTCGGCGATCACACCCTGCAGACCTTTGATGTTCGAGGGGTGGAGGCCGATCGAGGGTTCGTCGAGGACGTAGAGGACGCCGGTGGTCTCGTTGCGCACGGCACGGGAGAGTTGGACTCGTTGGCGCTCACCAGTCGACAGAGAGGAACCGGCCCGGTCGAGTCCGAGGTATCCGAGACCCAGGTCGAGCAGCCGGCGAGCCATGCCGAGAAGTGCGTCCACCAGCGACCGGGCCATCGGCTGCATGGGCGTGGGGAGAGTTTCGGGAACGTTCGCGGCCCAGTCGACGAGTTCGTCAAGCGTCATCGCAGTCGCATCGGCAAGCCCGAGATCGCCGATGCGCGGCGCACGGGCGGCGGGGGAGAGACGCGTGCCTTCGCAGTCAGGGCAGACCTGTTCGGAGAGAAACCGGCTGACCCGGGCGAAGCGCTTCTCGTTGTCCGCGCGTTTGAGTTCCTCGGTCACGGTCAGGCGAGCGTTGCGGAAGGTGAAGTCGAGGTCGTGCAGCCCCTTCTTCGAGGTGACCGTAATGTGCTTCTTCTCTTCGGGACCGGTGAAGACGATGTCGCGTTCCCAGTCCTCGAGGTCGCGCCAGGGCACGTCGGTGCGGACGCCGAACTCGCGGGCGATCTGCGGTTGGACGTTGAAGCCGAACATCTGCCAGGGAATGACAGTGCCGTCGTCGATCGACATGTCCGGGTCGCGGATGAGCGAGGCGTCGTCGACTTCTCTGATCGTGCCGATGCCCTCGCAGCGGGGACAGGCTCCACCGGAATTGAAGGCGAGCTCCTCGGCGCCGGGGGCCTGGACCGTCTCACCGCATTCGGGGCAGTCGAACGGCTCCTCGGCAGCGACATCGAGAGTCGGTTTCTGCCGGTGCCCGTTCGGGCAGAGGTGGGAGGCCAGCCGAGAGAACATCAGGCGAACGACGTTGAGCAGCTCGGTCGAGGTGCCGAACGTCGAGCGGACCCCGGGGACTCCGGGCCGTTGCCGCAGGGCGAGGGCGGCGGGGATGTGGCGGACGGTGTCGACGTCGGCGCGGGCGGCTTGACCCATGCGTCGACGGGTGTACGTCGACAGAGCTTCGATATAGCGGCGGGAGCCTTCGGCGTAGAGGACTCCCATGGCCAGGGAGGACTTGCCCGAACCGGAGACGCCGGCGATGGCGACGAGGGTATTCAGAGGGACGTCGACGTCGATGTTCTGCAGGTTGTGCACGCGGGCGCCGCGCACCTCGACCGCTGTGGCAGGGGCAGTGTTCCGGGCTTCGGGCAACATATCGTGATCGTAACAACCGGCGCTGACAGGACTCGTCATCTCCTGAGACCGCCTTGGCGACCGGAAATGACCGGACTACAATCGACTCGCTGACGAGAACAGGGGCATACTGGTCAGATCTGAGACTCCAATCAGGCTTGTGAATGAGCAACATCCGCCCCGGATGATGAGCAACGGTGCCTGCATCCCGTAAGCCCACGATCCACCACCGGCTCCGCCACCCAGGGCGCCCGGGCACCTACAAGAAAAGGCACACGATGACTGAGACACCCGTCGAGACCCGCGAAGAGAAGTCGCGGGCCCGCAAGGCCGTATTCGCGGCTGGACTGGGCAATGCCCTCGAATGGTACGACATCATCCTCTTCGGATTCATGGCCACCTCGATCACGGCGGTCTTCTATCCGGGCGAAGGCCTGTCCGCGCAGCTGATGACCTGGGCGACCTTCGCCATCACCTTCGTCGTCCGTCCGTTGGGCGCCATCATCATCGGCCGTTACGCCGACAAGCACGGCCGCAAGGCGGCCCTGTCGCTGACGATCGGCCTGATGACCCTCGGCGTGTTCATCATCGTCGTCCTGCCCGGCGAAGCGACCATCGGCATCTGGGCCTCGATCGGCCTCATCATCGCCCGCATCATCCAGGGCATCTCCGCCGGCGGCGAATTCGGATCCGCCACCGCCTTCCTCACTGAGAACACCAAGCGAGGCAAGGCCTACTACGCCTCCTTCCAGACCGCGACCCAGGGCATCTCGATGTTCCTCGCCGCCGGAGTCTCGTGGATCTTCAGCTCCGCA encodes:
- a CDS encoding excinuclease ABC subunit UvrA, with the translated sequence MLPEARNTAPATAVEVRGARVHNLQNIDVDVPLNTLVAIAGVSGSGKSSLAMGVLYAEGSRRYIEALSTYTRRRMGQAARADVDTVRHIPAALALRQRPGVPGVRSTFGTSTELLNVVRLMFSRLASHLCPNGHRQKPTLDVAAEEPFDCPECGETVQAPGAEELAFNSGGACPRCEGIGTIREVDDASLIRDPDMSIDDGTVIPWQMFGFNVQPQIAREFGVRTDVPWRDLEDWERDIVFTGPEEKKHITVTSKKGLHDLDFTFRNARLTVTEELKRADNEKRFARVSRFLSEQVCPDCEGTRLSPAARAPRIGDLGLADATAMTLDELVDWAANVPETLPTPMQPMARSLVDALLGMARRLLDLGLGYLGLDRAGSSLSTGERQRVQLSRAVRNETTGVLYVLDEPSIGLHPSNIKGLQGVIADLLEEGNSVVMVDHDPLVLREADHLIEIGPGSGKDGGSVVAEGSVAELDAHPDSRIGPYLTGRADALVRTPAPEAEIDDHGRIRLLTSPIHTVHTLETEIPRKRLTVVTGVSGSGKSTLVLDSLVPALKAEAAADERAMPSHVRELDADGIDRVNVVDATPIGINVRSTVATYSGVLDDLRRAYARLESAKDAGLKAGDFSYNTGSLRCPKCEGTGEITLDVQFLPDVDIPCPDCEGRRYSPDADEYCRPSDADGQPLSLPDLLAMTVAEALPHLGEMRKVHARLRALQDVGLGYLTLHEATPALSGGEAQRLKLASELGKSQQHTLFVFDEPTVGLHPEDVRVLVRVFQQLLDQGGTVLVIEHDLDMIANADWIIDLGPGGGQDGGQIVATGTPQQVANASGSVTGEYLKGHLAEAEAAG